From one Streptomyces mobaraensis genomic stretch:
- the cysC gene encoding adenylyl-sulfate kinase, giving the protein MTGATVWLTGLPSAGKTTIARALADRLRAEGRPVEVLDGDEIREFLSAGLGFSRADRDANVRRVGFVAQLLAAHGVTVLVPVIAPYADTREAVRKRHQALGTGYLEVHVATPVEVCSVRDVKGLYARQAAGELTGLTGVDDPYEAPDDPDLRIDAHERTVAESADAVYALLAGRGVL; this is encoded by the coding sequence ATGACGGGTGCCACGGTGTGGCTCACCGGCCTGCCGAGCGCGGGCAAGACGACGATCGCCCGCGCGCTCGCGGACCGGCTGCGGGCCGAGGGACGCCCGGTGGAGGTGCTGGACGGCGACGAGATCCGCGAGTTCCTCTCCGCAGGACTGGGCTTCTCCCGCGCCGACCGGGACGCCAACGTCCGGCGCGTCGGCTTCGTCGCCCAGCTGCTCGCCGCCCACGGCGTGACGGTCCTCGTCCCCGTCATCGCCCCGTACGCCGACACCCGCGAGGCGGTGCGCAAACGCCACCAGGCGCTGGGCACCGGGTACTTGGAGGTACACGTGGCCACGCCCGTCGAGGTCTGCTCGGTCCGGGACGTCAAGGGCCTCTACGCCCGCCAGGCGGCCGGCGAACTCACCGGCCTGACCGGCGTCGACGACCCGTACGAGGCCCCGGACGACCCCGACCTGCGCATCGACGCCCACGAGCGGACGGTGGCGGAGTCGGCGGACGCGGTGTACGCGCTGCTGGCGGGGAGGGGAGTGCTGTGA
- the cysD gene encoding sulfate adenylyltransferase subunit CysD yields MTARGDSPYALSHLDALESEAVHVFREVAGEFERPVLLFSGGKDSVVMLHTALKAFAPAPLPFALLHVDTGHNFPEVLAYRDRVVARHGLRLHIASVQRFIDDGRLRERPDGTRNPLQTVPLLDAIERHRFDAVFGGGRRDEEKARAKERVFSLRDEFGGWDPRRQRPELWDLYNGRHSPGEHVRVFPLSNWTELDVWQYIAREGLELPSIYYAHEREVFARSGMWLTPGEWGGPRDGERVERRVVRYRTVGDMSCTGAVESDAATVDRVIEEIAASRLTERGATRADDKLSEAAMEDRKREGYF; encoded by the coding sequence GTGACGGCTCGCGGTGACAGCCCGTACGCCCTGTCGCACCTCGACGCGCTGGAGTCGGAGGCGGTGCACGTCTTCCGGGAGGTGGCGGGCGAGTTCGAACGGCCGGTGCTGCTGTTCTCCGGCGGCAAGGACTCCGTCGTCATGCTGCACACGGCGCTGAAGGCGTTCGCCCCGGCCCCGCTGCCGTTCGCGCTGCTGCACGTGGACACCGGGCACAACTTCCCCGAGGTGCTGGCCTACCGCGACCGCGTCGTCGCCCGGCACGGGCTGCGGCTGCACATCGCGTCCGTCCAGCGGTTCATCGACGACGGACGGCTGCGGGAGCGCCCCGACGGCACCCGCAACCCGCTGCAGACCGTGCCGCTGCTGGACGCCATCGAACGGCACCGCTTCGACGCGGTGTTCGGCGGCGGCCGGCGCGACGAGGAGAAGGCGCGGGCCAAGGAGCGGGTGTTCTCCCTGCGCGACGAGTTCGGCGGCTGGGACCCGCGCCGGCAGCGGCCGGAGCTGTGGGACCTCTACAACGGGCGGCACTCGCCCGGCGAGCACGTCCGCGTCTTCCCCCTCTCCAACTGGACCGAGCTGGACGTCTGGCAGTACATAGCCCGCGAGGGGCTCGAACTCCCCTCGATCTACTACGCCCATGAGCGCGAGGTCTTCGCCCGGTCGGGGATGTGGCTGACCCCCGGTGAGTGGGGTGGCCCCCGGGACGGGGAGCGGGTCGAGAGACGCGTGGTGCGCTACCGGACGGTCGGTGACATGTCCTGCACGGGCGCCGTGGAGTCGGACGCCGCCACCGTCGACCGGGTCATCGAGGAGATCGCCGCCTCCCGGCTCACCGAGCGGGGCGCGACGCGCGCCGACGACAAGCTGTCGGAGGCCGCGATGGAAGACCGCAAGCGCGAGGGGTACTTCTGA
- a CDS encoding sulfate adenylyltransferase subunit 1 has product MSISSTTGITGIATEPAAATSLLRFATAGSVDDGKSTLVGRLLHDSKSVLADQLEAVEHASRDRGHDAPDLALLTDGLRAEREQGITIDVAYRYFATARRRFVLADTPGHVQYTRNMVTGASTAELALVLVDARHGVVEQTRRHAAVAALLRVPHLVLAVNKMDLVDWSEAVFARIAEEFTAYAGSLGVPDVTAIPVSALAGDNVVTPSAHLDWYGGPTVLEHLETVPVVADPTGDPARFPVQYVIRPRTTGHPDYRGYAGRIASGVLRVGERVTVLPSGRTSTITAIDALGTPVDVAWAPQSVTIRLADDLDVARGDLIAPAADAPEPVRDVEATVCHVADRPLREGDRVLLKHTTRTVKAVVKALPSRLDPSDLALRPSPGALSANDIGRVVLRTAEPLALDDYAASRSTGAFLLIDPADGTTLTAGMAGPAFAAASERPGPAAALPATDDGWDF; this is encoded by the coding sequence ATGAGCATCTCCAGCACCACCGGCATCACCGGCATCGCCACGGAGCCCGCCGCCGCCACCTCACTGCTGCGCTTCGCCACCGCCGGATCGGTCGACGACGGCAAGTCCACGCTGGTCGGACGGCTGCTGCACGACTCCAAGTCGGTCCTGGCCGACCAGTTGGAGGCCGTCGAACACGCCTCCCGCGACCGCGGCCACGACGCGCCCGACCTGGCGCTGCTCACCGACGGGCTGCGGGCGGAGCGCGAGCAGGGCATCACCATCGACGTCGCCTACCGCTACTTCGCCACCGCCCGCCGCCGGTTCGTCCTCGCCGACACCCCCGGCCACGTGCAGTACACCCGCAACATGGTCACCGGCGCGTCCACCGCCGAACTGGCCCTCGTCCTGGTCGACGCCCGGCACGGCGTCGTCGAACAGACCCGCCGGCACGCCGCCGTGGCCGCGCTGCTGCGCGTCCCGCACCTGGTGCTGGCGGTGAACAAGATGGACCTGGTGGACTGGTCCGAGGCCGTGTTCGCCCGCATCGCCGAGGAGTTCACGGCGTACGCGGGCTCGCTCGGCGTCCCCGACGTGACCGCGATCCCCGTATCGGCGCTCGCGGGCGACAACGTCGTGACGCCCTCGGCACACCTGGACTGGTACGGCGGCCCGACCGTCCTGGAGCACCTGGAGACCGTCCCGGTGGTCGCCGACCCCACCGGCGACCCGGCCCGGTTCCCCGTCCAGTACGTGATCCGCCCGCGGACCACCGGCCACCCCGACTACCGCGGCTACGCCGGCCGGATCGCCTCCGGCGTGCTGCGCGTCGGGGAGCGGGTGACCGTCCTCCCGTCCGGCCGAACCAGCACGATCACCGCGATCGACGCTCTCGGCACCCCGGTGGACGTCGCCTGGGCGCCGCAGTCGGTGACCATACGGCTCGCCGACGACCTCGACGTCGCGCGCGGCGACCTCATCGCCCCGGCGGCGGACGCGCCGGAACCGGTCCGGGACGTCGAGGCGACCGTCTGCCACGTCGCCGACCGGCCACTGCGGGAGGGCGACCGGGTCCTCCTGAAGCACACCACGCGCACGGTGAAGGCCGTCGTCAAGGCGCTGCCCTCCCGACTCGATCCGTCGGACCTGGCCCTCCGCCCGTCCCCGGGCGCACTGTCCGCCAACGACATCGGCCGGGTGGTACTCCGCACCGCCGAACCGCTGGCCCTGGACGACTACGCGGCGTCCCGGAGCACCGGCGCCTTCCTGCTGA